In Plutella xylostella chromosome 3, ilPluXylo3.1, whole genome shotgun sequence, the following proteins share a genomic window:
- the LOC119693480 gene encoding transcription factor hamlet produces the protein MSACAAAAMREKHAAPRRLASPRASPPPEPRDEPLDLRVTHKRPQRLEDENCNLITSSPPPPHHPAHPAHPAHPALLQFCRRLPLALPAPFGRYPFLPAAAATLLSPGAPRAPPAAPAGAPRARDRYTCSYCGKAFPRSANLTRHLRTHTGEQPYRCKYCERSFSISSNLQRHVRNIHNKERPFRCRHCDRCFGQQTNLDRHLKKHEAENGDERRRSPDETYFEEIRSFMGRVAPARRPAAAADHT, from the coding sequence ATGAGCGCGTGCGCGGCGGCCGCCATGCGCGAGAAGCacgcggcgccgcgccgcctcgcCTCCCCGCGAgcctcgccgccgcccgagCCGCGCGACGAGCCGCTCGACCTGCGCGTCACGCACAAGCGGCCGCAGCGCCTCGAGGACGAGAACTGCAACCTCATCACgtcctcgccgccgccgccgcaccacCCCGCGCACCCCGCGCACCCGGCGCACCCCGCGCTGCTGCAGTTCTGCCGGCGGCTGCCGCTCGCGCTGCCCGCGCCCTTCGGCCGCTACCCGTTCctcccggcggcggcggccacgcTGCTGTCGCCgggcgccccccgcgcgccccccgccgcccccgccggcGCCCCGCGCGCGCGCGACCGCTACACCTGCTCCTACTGCGGCAAGGCGTTCCCGCGCTCCGCCAACCTCACGCGCCACCTGCGCACGCACACCGGCGAGCAGCCCTACCGCTGCAAGTACTGCGAGCGCTCCTTCTCCATCTCGTCCAACCTGCAGCGGCACGTGCGGAACATCCACAACAAGGAGCGCCCGTTCCGCTGCCGCCACTGCGACCGCTGCTTCGGCCAGCAGACCAACCTGGACCGGCACCTGAAGAAGCACGAGGCGGAGAATGGCGACGAGCGGCGGCGGTCCCCGGACGAGACGTACTTCGAGGAGATCCGGTCGTTCATGGGCCGCGtggcgccggcgcgccgccccgccgccgccgccgaccaCACCtga